Genomic DNA from Nicotiana tabacum cultivar K326 chromosome 21, ASM71507v2, whole genome shotgun sequence:
AACTTGATGAGTTAGTTTTAAATATTGTTATGTGCCGATATAAAAGACAGAACTACACCGGGAAAGATAGTATCATTGATAATTTAAGCTTCTCTTACATTGACATATTtatttacgatacttattgagttggttgtactcatactacactctgcacttcgtgtgcagatccaggtatttccggacaCAATGGTTGCTGATTTTGGAGTTTTTACCAGTTCgaagattatcgaggtagctgctttggtgTCCGCATACtttgactctcctcctttattgtcttagttttatttatactgttctaccCTCCTAGACAATGTTTCAGACCAtattattgtatagatgctcatgtactcagtgagaCCCGGATTTTGAAAATTCTGTGTTGAGTTTCGACGTTTCCTTCCAGTTATTATGAGATTTTATTTACTTAAGCCTATTTCAGCatgttttaaattaaagatgCCTGTTAAATtgtgagttgtcggcttgcctaatatcgCGTTAGGCGatatcacgacatgtgagatttgggtcgtgacaatataagGATAagaataatttaatttttaagaAGAGATAAATAATAATGAGAGAAGTCATACTATATGGATCAGATACACATCTTTgaaaatattataatagataaaactaaaacaaaaaatatGGACAATTGACATAATtttaagaaataaattaaaaatataataattatatattttaaatttttatgtatttaatttcaataaaaaattaaaagtcaaattttcatataaattaaaataattctATAAAATTTCATAGTAGGAAAAATAATATAGAAAGAGGGGTAGAGATAGTGTGATAAAATTTGTACTTtgaattgattaaaaaaaaattatatctcTTGCTCAATTATTTCAAGGTTTGAGAATCGAGATGTATGATGCATGTAGTttggatttaaataattttaaagcgattctCAAATGAGAATGATCATGGTCATGCAGTTCGATTGGATCAATGGTAAAGCAACTCCAATGATGTTGTAAGGGAGTTAATTCAATCATAAATGTACTTGAAAATAATGGAACTGATGGTAAGTTATACATCAATGTATTTTATGGGTTAATATTTTAATGTATGAAGCTTCTTAGAGATCAGCTGAATTAAATGTTAATTGTGTTATCTTACTGTGTAACAAATTATCTAAGAATTTATAATTTGCTTATATCTTAGTTTTTTGAAAGCAATACATATACTTTTTAGTTTTTCCTATTAATGCTGCAGTTGTTATGCTACAATAAATAGGAATGAGAGTATGGATTTTCTCTAATGGGTCAGGTATGGTCTGTAACTTTTTAGTCCATTGTTAATATTTATGTTCTCACAAATTATTTGTGTAATTTGATTGAGCGGTTATTGGTGTCGATATATACGTGTGAATTAGAATAAAAATAGATTTATACAGGGTGAACATATAAATGAATATAATGCACTATTTGAGGTTGTTATTTACACAAAATACAGCgaattataaaaaattaaatataaaatttatttaattaataattacCAATCAAGATGTAAGAACTCATCTTCTTTTAAGACATGTGCACGTTAGAAGAGAAATATTAAAAGTACGTTAAAAGTTTATTTAATTAAGAATATGTTGATTCTTATAAAATGAATTgctaaataaaattaaaactcaTAAAGTCGTAGAGCTTTATCGAATATTCTTACTTACAAATAGTGACCTGAACAACCGTCTATGTTCCAAAGATgtcatttaaattgttaaaagcaAAGTGACTTAAATTGTGTGGTTAAAATTGAAGTGACATCACAATTATTAAGCAAATTTCGATCCAACTGTTCTATATGTTGGTAACTCTCAAAAGTAAGAATATTTTAGTTGTCAATAAACCATCATATATGTATATTAGTTTGTCTTTCAATATTAAAATACTGAACGTAATAAATAGTGTAACTTTAAGTTAGCAAAAGTAGTTGTTGTTGCGAGAGGTACTTCTGTTGAGATAATAAtagaatatatttttgtaatttaaattAAGATATTACTATATACATTCTTATTATTTATTACTCCGTATAGTGttaattatttttgaattatattatatttttgtttgtttgtattaATGACTATATGTGGGGTTATAATATTTGAGTTACTGCCAATagttatttatataatttattttttctaatttataaAATTTAGCAAGATCACAATATTATCCGCGCATAGTagcgggtactaatactaataGGAAATAAAAAGACAAGCAATCCAGGCGTCAGAATGGAACTCCAGAATCAGCCCACGAGGGTCGGTGTTTTTGCTAAGTTTAAAGGAGCAAATTCTTATTTCTAGATTCACTTTGTCTTGTGCTTACTCCAAgttaaatgataatattttaatattctcctttttctttgattttttgttttgtttattttaatCAACATATTTTAGATTAATTCCATTGTTTTTCTTTCGATTTAACGGTTAgatcatttatttttttaagattaaaacgTCAGAATATGAATGCATATCTGAATATCAAAAtatgtattaagattaagatatttgaatctgaatacacatttAAATATCAAGttgtgtattaagatctgaatattaaataattaagactatttatttttttaacatctgaatatataaaatttatctttatttaaaaattaataaacataaaattcaactaaaatattaattaatctaatattctatcaataatatCTATATACATGATAATTGGTGGTGGTGATAGCTAACGGAGGTGCCTGTGAGTGCCGACTAAAGGCGGTGGTCGTTTATAATTGTGGGTGGTGCTGGCTATGGTtattgatggtgatggggtggttggtttgtggtagttgaggtgggtGAGTGTGTGGTTATGGTTAAGGATGATGCTGGTGGGGGTGGTATTAGTGATGACGGATAtggttgaggatggtggtggcGGCAATTAGTAATGATTGTGGATGATAACATCTTCATAAAATTAAGTCTTGGTTATAaatcttaatcatacagaccttTTCAGATCATTAAGTGTCTGTGAagtaaaataaacaaacacacttaatgattaagatctgaatgatgaagattcagactttaaaatCAAACGCCTTAATGTctaagatctgaatgattaagattcagacctacATTAAGTTCAAACAAACGAGGCCTTAGTGTTATTTTGAGATCAGCAACACTTTAAGATTCATGGTGTTAAACCAAGTGAAGTTTTTAAATTAAAAGAATTGAGGTGTttgtgtttacccgtaaaatgaattgagttaaatttgtacgtagttctaagggtatgtggtataacttggcaCGAATCGTAAGAATTAATAGAAATATCAAGTGTTGACTATAtagaatgaaaaataagcaaaatTCGGAAGAATGTGATTTATAGATTAAGCAAGATAAATCTATTGATAAAGCTAAAAAAGGATAACTCTTTAATGGCGGAGTGTATGATATCTCAGTTATAATGTATGCTAAAATTTGGTCCTTTCAAAATTAATAATCATCCCctttatagtggaggaatcctagtttagatataattaaaaatatatagtgggagaccaatgataaatcagcttttccatagTTCCTGtcaggattctctcctctagtgggattgcaacggctcttgtctatgagctcgatattgattcgAGCTTGGTAtaaactcgagctctcgatcttgactcgagctctcgatctcgactcgagctcgattctgacccGACTTCTTatattgattcggggtcagtgtTGGTCGGTTCCTGcctcataagctcgataactttactttgtatcatagttcgatttggattcgagctcgataatgatatcaagctcgacattgatcggttTCTAGGGCTCAAAACTTGGTGACCTGACTTCGGACCTCAACTTGATTATGAAGATGCTTCTCCGATCCAGTACATTACCATTTCGACCAGTTCGTACAAAGGACTAACcggtttttaccgtatacagtTTGTTTGAAACATTTTCAAGAGAAAATTTCTTTGATTGAAAATTGTCTTGATGTACTTCATTTTAAGAAGTTTTTTGAGAACCAGAACAGAACTTTTCAAGAAACGAGTACGAACACTTTTTCTCCAACTAATTATCATTTTTTTAGTCTCGCACTATCAATAAATTTGATTTCGTCCTTGTATTATTTGTCTAAACGCATTTAATCTTAATTTAATTGAGATATACGCTTTTAATCCATCTGCTTGCGATTTTTAACCAATTTAATGAATTACTAAATATTACACCATATAATTATCCATGTATTATGATAAAGTTTTACTATTACTTCATACTCGAGATTAATataattctaaaaatatatttcctaattCATGAGGGCTTCTGGTTTCCCTATCATCAAGTCTAACAACTTTCTTGGCCTTCCAAAGCTAAGTAGGTGTCCGCCCCCATACAAGATCGAATTAATACTAGATAAATAAGAATTAAATGCGCAAAAAACATAAAACTTAATTAACTAAATATTAATTACTTACATATCACAAAGATGAAAAGTGCTAGTATATCCTTTTTTATAAGTATTTTCCAAAATATCTCCCCAAAAAGCTATCCTAGTTGCCATAATTTTCATCTTGACCTGATGAATGGAAAACTGTTTTTCAaagaataaaaagagagaaaattttcaaaatagacATGAAAATGGACTGACCCTTGGCTTATTAGCCATCTATTTGCTGTTATTACCTTCCGTGCCTTCATGCATTTCTTAAAGTGGACCCCACTATCCCAATTCATCATATCATGGGGCCCACATGGTAGAGTGCTCAACTCCAAGTCTCCAATTATCTCCATCTCCTtgtaaaaaatatggcaatatgcTATGGTCCCTTGCTCTCTCTGTATATATTTGTCTTTTAGTGCACCTATATATCATGTCAACATCAATGGCGGCCAACAATCTGCATCTTTCACTAACATAACTTTTTTATTCTAGTATTTATATATAGTACCAAAAAAAACAAGAGGCTAAAATAATACTAGTAGTAAAAatctattctttttcttttgttggtgTACTTCAATTGGGTGGATAATAGTGGAGACTAACTTTctagaaaagtgaaataaaatactaatttaaaataaaagagcATTGCTTTCAGTAACTGTTTTAAGATGCTTAAACTACAATTATTATTACAGTACATGTGAATTGTTATATCCCACATGGAGAGTGGTGGCGTTTCCTATTTTTGATCTTTTTAAGGATTTTTTTCAAGATTCGCATAAAATTGTCTATCTCTGGCTTTAATGAGTGGAGAATCTGTGTTTGTGTCTCATTTCAGCTTAGAATGAGGTTTTGAGCTCTATTTTTGGGTGAAAATTTGGGTCTTTGGTTGCTTGGTTTGACTTCTTATGTAAAATTGAGTTCAAGGTAATTCGTCTTGTTTCTGTGAATCCAGTGAAAGATTGTTGTTTTTTGTGTTTGGGAGCTTACTATAAGAGCTGGGATTTGCACCATACTCAACGTTTGGAGTTTTAATTTGCTTGAAGAATCTTGGTTAGAATTTCTGATTTTTGGTTTGATAATTTGGACTAACTTTGTAAATTTTCATATGATATGTTTTGAGTTAGAAAAGGGTGAAAGTTGAATTTCTTGTCCTTTTCTTTTGGGGGGTTATCTTAGTAGTTAGAATTGAAAAAACTGACCTGATAATGATGAAAAGTTTCAAGCTTTGTAGTTCTTGAAAGTGGGAAACAAAAAGTCGGATATAGAAGAATTTATTTGAAGGGTCGGATTGAACTTTTGTGGTGGTGATGGAGAAACAGATTAGCTTTCGTGGGGTGATGGAGAAACAGAAGAGTTTTCGAAACGGGACGATTGAGAAACAGAAGAGCTTTAGAGGGTTGATGGAGAAACAGAAAAGCTTTAGGATAGCAATGGAGAGGCAGCTGAGCTTTGGTGGTGGTGAGAGGAAAAGGGGTAAGGAATCACCAGGAAAAAGAGGGGATTCTCCACTTCACTTGGCAGTTAGAGCAGGTAACCTAGGGAAGGTGAAAGAAATTGTGCAGAAGCTTGATAATAGCAAAGGCATCAGTGATTTGTTATCTAAGCAAAACCAGGAGGGTGAGACTGCTTTGTACGTTGCGGCGGAGAATGGCCATACCTTGGTTGTTGCAGAGTTGTTAAAACATTTAGACCTTCAGACGGCTTCCATTCTGGCGAGAAATGGTTATGATGCATTCCATGTTGCAGCAAAGCAGGGTCATCTTGGTGAGTCTTCGTGCCCacagaaaaagataaaaagagaacATTCTCCTTCCTTGGTTTTGAGTCAATGATTCCTTCTAGTACAGATTGTAATCCTCGTGAGATAATGCGTATGTTTTATTGGTACGATGCACTTGACACTGGTTGATTTTCACATGCTACCTATTGCTTCTGTTAGCCCCCCATTTAGAGCAACTTGCATCCTTgattttttcttctaaaaccttTAAATTAAGCCTGCTCTAGTGCAGATTACTTGTAGCTTTAGTAAAATACTAGATAACTTATCTTAAAAAAATGTTTCCATTTGAAGACTTGGCATATAAAACATGTTCTTCCATAATAGAAAATTAGAGGACAAGACTAAGTTCAGAGCAACCAAAGCTAACTTTCCTGCATTCGGCCACTatcaaattatgaaaatattggGCTGTTAATATCATATTGCGATATTATAGCAGATAGATGCTGAAGGATGCTAATCTGTATTTTCCTTTCATCTGAGTGCAAAACTTTCGCTTGGAGGGGGGCGGTCCAAGTTATTCAAGATTAGTAGTGCAAAGTTTCTCGGCCATTTGATGTAGGATTACTTAGTTCTATTTCTCGGTAGGGGTGGGAAGGTATATAAGTCAGTGTAGTGTGACACAGTGGAACGACTGCTGTATATATCCTGTTAATACATGAAATAGAAAAGCAGcagttttgaaatttaaaattaagAAAGCTGTTAAGAGATAACTATGCAATTATGTCACCGAACAAAATCGTCCTAGGAGAGGGTGAATTTAGCATCTGCACAAATCATGAATTACCTGAAGTGAGCATTTTGTAGATACATAAGGACCTATAGAATAGTGTGTCTTGTGGTGGCATAGAAGTTGAAAGGGTTTGAGTTGGAATTACTTttatccatatctgtaggagtcAAAATGGCTTGAACGAGAATCCATCCTGCAAAGATTGTCCAGATCCTTAAAATAAGTTGTACCTTTAGATCAACTACTTGAAACTCTATTGATACAATCATTCCGTAAACCTTTTTCCCAATAAAAAAATTTGAagctaaaaatagtaaaaatattaatTGAGTTAAAAGTGATACATGTCTATCCCTTAAAAATGATTTCTTGTtaagagaaaataaataaaaaaatgtcaGAAACCTGAAACAATGATTACTTGTTTAAAGAAATATATAGTTGTTTGATTGGAGAAACATCACAAAAAGTGGATAGTTTATTTTTCTGCAGGAATTAAAATTAAAGATAAATCTTATGGAATGGACATGATGTATCCTTCTGAAACTATTGTTTACACTAGCCCATGAAGTGCAGGATTTTTTCATTCTTTGGGGGCTTTGCGAATCATTTTCATTTAGGTTTCCACAACTATTCTTCTACTCACCaacaaattcccaaaatttgtcAGCTTAACACTTCTTTTGCTGCTTCCTAGTCCTGATTGTCACACCCAATTAGCCATGTCGTTCATGGATGTTACTGCTTTCTGGAGCCAAATGATGCTAAGATTCCTGGCGTCATAACTAGAATCACATCCAATTACGATGTCAACCAACACTGAGTGCAATGAATAACGATGTTTCTTGCCGTCCCTTGTTCACTTAAAAATTGGTTATGATAATTCTTCGTTTCTTCTCTACTGAAACTTGAGGAAATCCTTTTTCTTCGTCCTCGTTTTTAAGTTTCCTATCTATTTGAGTATCTGAATAAAGCGTGAACCTGATAAACTGCCTTGTGAAACTAGACCGGGTTGATCTTGAGCAGCTTGTCAATAGCTTAGCTCCTCAACCCCCCCTCAATAAGTGCTGTATTTTCAGTACAGCTTAGTTTTGATGAACGTTTTTGATCTTTAAGGTTCCTTGCCAAGGGGGTAGCCTCACGATCAGTGGAGTTGGAATGGACCATGGGGGATCAGGGTTCAAATCCTACCAGAGGCAAAAAAAGTTAGatgatttctttccatctttttaagGTGGATAGAGTGACCCGATACCTTTATTGGTAGGACCAGGTATCCGTGGATTAATCAAGATGTGCACGAGCTGGGTCATGTTCTACCTTTATCATAAAAGAACGAAGAATTGAACTTTAAGATTACTTGAGCTTGACGATTAAGCTTATTTACTTCATGAGAAAAAGACTCATTAAGCTTAACACTGTTACTCACAGTTTTGAGTTAGGCCATCACTAGTATGATTTAGTTTGTGCTTAGCCTCTATTGTTTAAGTATATCAAAGCTTACAAACTTGTGATGACAAGTGAAATAAATTTAAATTCTTGATTCTGGATCGCTTGTTATTTTCTGAAGCTTGTTCTGAGTAACAATTGTTAAATTGGAATTAGAATTAGAATGCTTCTTTCTTATTTCTACTctctaaaaatattttctggGATTACATTGCAGAGGTACTGAAGGAACTGTTGCATTCATTTCCAAATCTAGTGATGACAACGGATTTGTCCAATTCTACAGCCTTACATACAGCAGCTGCTCAGGGACACCTTGATGTAATGAATCTCCTTCTGGAGATTGACTCAAACCTTGCGAAGATAGCTCGTAACAATGGCAAGACTATTCTTCATACAGCTGCAAGAATGGGACACTTGGAAATAGTTAAATCTCTTCTGAGCAAAGATCCTGAGATTGACTTTAGAACGGATAAAAAAGGCCAAAGTGCCCTGCACATGTCTGTAAAGGGTCAAAATGTTGATATTGTGCTTGAATTAATCAAACCGAATCCTGCTGTATTGGCTTTGGAAGATAACAAAGGAAACAGAGCACTTCATGTTGCAACTATAAAGGGACGGCAGCAGGTTGGTCTCAGTTTATTAACTATTATTTCTTGTAAACTAGTGACTTCCAGAAAGTTTTAAGGTGAACTAGTGATATGTGCTTTATATGTCGACGTCAAATGTATCTGAATTTAGGCAGAACTGTTCATTTTGTTAATCACATTGAAAATTACAACTTCTGTGAAGAAAGAAAAAGTGGTGGGTGAGTTTATGGAGGAAAACTTTTTGTTGTATCGTGGAGATGGTTGCAGATGCTGGATAAGCCTGATATCTGCAAGCTAAGCTAATTTACACAGCTGGTAATTTTGATGCCCCCTGAAAACAAGAAAGCTGACACTAGTTACTGCTTATAAGGACGAAGAGTTTCTtgcttaggggtcgtttggtagggcaCTATAAGAATATTGCAGAATacagtgtattagtaatgcagggattagtaatgcatgggttagtaatgcaagcattagttatgcagatattatCTCTTATAaactgtttggtgtggtgtattaaaaattataatggattgcataatttttaagaaaaatagttgtttacaaaaatgccctccatattctctagctttaagggactttaaggacaattttgtctttaaccatactaatgcatgcattaatagccttggtattactaatgtcatggttttctatgcattacttatacataggctaataccaagtatgatgtataactaatgcaagtattagttatgcataggttgaaaaaatgtaccaaacaaggta
This window encodes:
- the LOC107763856 gene encoding ankyrin repeat-containing protein At5g02620-like, with amino-acid sequence MEKQISFRGVMEKQKSFRNGTIEKQKSFRGLMEKQKSFRIAMERQLSFGGGERKRGKESPGKRGDSPLHLAVRAGNLGKVKEIVQKLDNSKGISDLLSKQNQEGETALYVAAENGHTLVVAELLKHLDLQTASILARNGYDAFHVAAKQGHLEVLKELLHSFPNLVMTTDLSNSTALHTAAAQGHLDVMNLLLEIDSNLAKIARNNGKTILHTAARMGHLEIVKSLLSKDPEIDFRTDKKGQSALHMSVKGQNVDIVLELIKPNPAVLALEDNKGNRALHVATIKGRQQMVQCLISIEGIDLNAVNKAGETALDIAEKSGSLQLVSILKEAGATHSKDHGRPPNAAKQLKQTVSDIRHDVESQLQHSRQTGFKVRKIAKNVKKLHISGLNNAINNATVVAVLIATVAFAAIFTVPGQYVEDKTDGVSLGEAHIARKAAFIIFFLFDSMALFISIAVVVVQTSVVVIEQKAKKQLMFWINKLMWAACLSISISFISLTYVVVGDKERGLAIYATVIGSTIMLTTIGSMCYCVVRHRLEESKMRSIRRAETHSRSYSMSVASDTELYSESYKRMYAV